A single region of the Equus przewalskii isolate Varuska chromosome 26, EquPr2, whole genome shotgun sequence genome encodes:
- the CACFD1 gene encoding calcium channel flower homolog isoform X2, whose amino-acid sequence MNGDACPGLSPSEMVSLILTTLRACAISGLFNCITIHPLNIAAGVWMILNAFILLLCEAPFCCQFVEFANTVSEKVDRLRSWQKAVFYCGMAVVPIVISLTLTTLLGNAIAFATGVLYGLSALGKKGDAISYARIQQQKQQADEEKLTDTLEGEL is encoded by the exons ATGAATGGTGACGCCTGTCCTGGCCTGAGCCCCTCGGAGATGGTCTCTCTCATCCTAACCACCTTGCGAG CTTGTGCCATCTCCGGCCTCTTCAACTGCATCACCATCCACCCTCTGAACATCGCGGCCGGCGTGTGGATGAT TCTGAACGCCTTCATCCTGCTGCTCTGTGAGGCGCCCTTCTGCTGCCAGTTCGTCGAGTTCGCGAACACGGTGTCGGAGAAGGTGGACCGGCTGCGCTCCTGGCAGAAGGCTGTCTTCTATTGCGG GATGGCCGTCGTTCCCATCGTCATCAGCCTGACCCTGACCACGCTGCTGGGCAACGCCATCGCCTTTGCCACGGGAGTGCTGTACGGACTCTCTGCTCTGGGCAAAAA GGGCGATGCAATCTCCTATGCCAGGAtccagcagcagaagcagcaggcGGATGAAGAGAAGCTCACGGACACCCTGGAGGGGGAGCTGTGA